In Haliaeetus albicilla chromosome 3, bHalAlb1.1, whole genome shotgun sequence, the following are encoded in one genomic region:
- the KCNS2 gene encoding potassium voltage-gated channel subfamily S member 2 has product MTGQSLKALSEANFEDNEISINVGGFKKKMRSNTLLRFPETRLGKLLSCHSKESILELCDDYDDTKNEFYFDRNPELFPYVLHFYNTGKLHVMGELCVFSFSQEIEYWGINEFFIDSCCSYSYHGRKMEPDQEKWEEQSDQESTTSSFDEILAFYNDASKFDKQPFGNIRRQLWLALDNPGYSVLSRIFSVLSIVVVLGSIVTMCLNSLPDFQIVDSNGNPEEDPRFEIVEHFGIAWFTFELVARFAVAPDFLKFFKHALNLIDLMSILPFYITLIVNLVVESSPTLANLGRVAQVLRLMRIFRILKLARHSTGLRSLGATLKYSYREVGLLLLYLSVGISIFSVVAYTIEKEENEGLATIPACWWWATVSMTTVGYGDVVPGSTAGKLTASACILAGILVVVLPITLIFNKFSHFYRRQKQLESAMRSCDFGDGMKEVPSVNLRDYYAYKVKSLMASLTNMSRSTPSELSLNDSLH; this is encoded by the coding sequence ATGACAGGGCAGAGTCTGAAGGCTTTATCTGAAGCAAATTTTGAAGACAATGAGATCAGCATCAACGTTGGaggctttaagaaaaagatgagatCCAACACATTATTAAGGTTCCCTGAGACCAGGCTGGGCAAACTGCTGAGCTGCCACTCAAAGGAGTCAATACTAGAGCTCTGCGACGACTATGATGACACCAAGAATGAATTTTATTTCGACAGGAACCCTGAGCTCTTTCCTTACGTGCTACATTTTTATAACACCGGCAAGCTCCATGTGATGGGTGAACTCTGCGTGTTTTCTTTCAGCCAGGAGATTGAATACTGGGGAATCAATGAATTCTTTATAGACTCCTGCTGCAGTTACAGCTACCATGGGAGGAAAATGGAGCCAGACCAAGAGAAATGGGAGGAGCAAAGTGACCAGGAAAGTACCACATCTTCTTTTGATGAGATTTTGGCATTCTACAACGATGCCTCTAAATTTGACAAACAACCCTTTGGAAACATCAGGAGGCAGCTCTGGCTCGCTTTGGATAATCCTGGGTACTCAGTCTTAAGCCGAATCTTCAGTGTCCTTTCAATAGTGGTGGTGCTGGGCTCCATCGTGACCATGTGCCTGAACAGCCTCCCAGACTTTCAAATTGTTGACAGCAATGGGAACCCCGAGGAAGACCCTCGCTTTGAAATCGTGGAACATTTTGGTATTGCATGGTTCACTTTTGAACTGGTGGCGAGATTTGCAGTAGCtcctgactttttaaaatttttcaagcATGCCCTGAATTTGATTGACCTAATGTCTATCCTTCCATTTTATATTACCTTAATTGTCAACTTGGTAGTGGAAAGTAGTCCGACTTTAGCAAATTTGGGCAGGGTTGCACAAGTCCTGAGACTCATGAGGATCTTTCGCATCTTAAAGCTTGCTAGACACTCCACAGGTCTCAGGTCTCTCGGAGCCACCCTGAAGTATAGCTACAGAGAGGTGGGGCTTCTTTTACTTTACCTCTCTGTTGGCATCTCCATTTTCTCAGTAGTGGCTTACACCAttgagaaagaagagaatgaGGGGTTAGCCACCATCCCTGCTTGTTGGTGGTGGGCTACCGTTAGCATGACCACAGTTGGCTACGGGGATGTTGTGCCAGGGAGCACTGCTGGCAAGTTGACAGCATCTGCATGCATCCTAGCCGGTATCCTAGTGGTAGTGCTTCCCATTACACTGATATTCAATAAATTCTCCCACTTTTACAGGCGTCAGAAGCAGTTAGAGAGTGCCATGAGAAGCTGTGATTTTGGTGATGGCATGAAAGAAGTTCCGTCAGTCAACTTAAGGGACTACTACGCTTATAAAGTTAAATCCCTTATGGCCAGTCTTACCAATATGAGCAGGAGTACCCCCAGTGAGCTGAGCCTGAATGATTCACTGCATTAG